The bacterium genome includes a window with the following:
- a CDS encoding substrate-binding domain-containing protein — protein MVKSPSRRWRAAALAGCLACLSVAAWTPAHAGTVRINGSGVALDMMKPIVEAYTKLHPEERIEMEKPLGSSGALKALLAGAMDLVLSSKPLSEEQVRQGAVAREYGRMPLAIVVERSVPKADISTRELEEIYGGRLTAWPDGERVRVVLRPESDADTSILKGLSPALGRAIDEARARPGMLIAVTDPESNEAIARTAGAIGASGLPGVVVGARPLKVLSLNGVQPTVQALAAGAYPLAKDVRFVTRRGAPAAVERVIAFAFGREGRAIAERTGVLVTAGTPPGR, from the coding sequence GTGGTGAAGAGCCCGTCCCGTCGGTGGCGTGCCGCTGCCCTCGCCGGTTGCCTCGCGTGTCTGTCAGTGGCGGCGTGGACGCCGGCGCACGCCGGGACCGTTCGCATCAACGGCTCCGGCGTGGCGCTCGACATGATGAAGCCCATCGTCGAGGCGTACACGAAGCTCCACCCGGAGGAGCGGATCGAGATGGAGAAGCCGCTGGGCAGCTCCGGCGCGCTGAAGGCGCTGCTCGCCGGGGCCATGGACCTGGTGCTGAGCAGCAAGCCCCTGAGCGAGGAGCAGGTCCGGCAGGGCGCGGTGGCCCGGGAGTATGGGCGGATGCCCCTGGCCATCGTCGTCGAGCGCTCGGTCCCGAAGGCGGACATCAGCACCCGGGAGCTCGAGGAGATCTACGGGGGGCGGCTGACGGCGTGGCCCGACGGCGAGCGCGTCCGCGTGGTGCTGCGCCCGGAGTCGGACGCCGACACGTCGATCCTCAAGGGGCTCTCGCCGGCGCTGGGCCGCGCGATCGACGAGGCGCGCGCCCGTCCCGGCATGCTCATCGCCGTGACCGACCCGGAGTCGAACGAGGCGATCGCCAGGACGGCCGGGGCCATCGGCGCCAGCGGCCTGCCCGGCGTGGTCGTCGGCGCGCGGCCGCTCAAGGTCCTCTCCCTCAACGGCGTGCAGCCGACGGTGCAGGCGCTCGCCGCCGGCGCCTACCCGCTGGCGAAGGACGTGCGGTTCGTGACCAGAAGAGGCGCGCCCGCCGCGGTCGAGCGGGTCATCGCTTTCGCCTTCGGGCGGGAGGGGCGGGCGATCGCCGAGCGGACGGGGGTGCTCGTGACCGCGGGGACGCCGCCCGGCAGATGA
- the nfi gene encoding deoxyribonuclease V (cleaves DNA at apurinic or apyrimidinic sites), translating into MGARRGRPHHGWDVTPRDAAALQADLRGRVRVEPFDGPVRFVAGADVAFSKRDGLVFAAAVLLKWPDCETAAVATAVRAGTFPYVPGLLSFREGPAVLEALAGLPRRPDLLFFDGQGIAHPRRFGLASHLGLLLGLPSIGCAKSRLCGEHREPGRRRGSAAELTDGGEVIGAALRTRDGIRPLYVSPGHRTDLPSAIAFTLAACRGFRLPEPTRRAHTLVTDLKAGRLRGPGRAAPV; encoded by the coding sequence ATGGGCGCGAGACGAGGGCGACCGCACCACGGCTGGGACGTGACGCCGCGCGACGCCGCGGCGCTGCAGGCCGACCTTCGCGGCCGGGTCCGCGTCGAGCCCTTCGACGGCCCCGTCCGGTTCGTGGCCGGGGCCGACGTCGCCTTCTCGAAGCGCGACGGCCTCGTGTTCGCGGCCGCGGTCCTGCTGAAGTGGCCGGACTGCGAGACCGCGGCCGTCGCGACCGCGGTGCGGGCCGGGACCTTTCCCTATGTCCCCGGGCTGCTCAGCTTCCGGGAGGGCCCCGCGGTCCTCGAGGCCCTCGCCGGCCTCCCGCGGCGGCCGGACCTGCTCTTCTTCGACGGCCAGGGGATCGCGCACCCCCGCCGCTTCGGCCTGGCGTCGCACCTGGGGCTGCTCCTCGGGCTGCCCTCGATCGGCTGCGCCAAGTCGCGGCTCTGCGGCGAGCACCGGGAGCCGGGCCGCAGGCGGGGCAGCGCCGCCGAGCTGACCGACGGCGGCGAGGTCATCGGCGCCGCGCTGCGCACCCGCGACGGCATCCGCCCCCTCTACGTCTCGCCGGGGCACCGGACGGACCTGCCCTCGGCGATCGCCTTCACCCTCGCCGCCTGCCGGGGCTTCCGGCTGCCGGAGCCGACGCGGCGCGCCCACACCCTGGTGACGGACCTCAAGGCGGGGCGGCTCCGCGGGCCCGGGCGGGCCGCGCCAGTGTGA
- a CDS encoding response regulator, protein MIGSAQFRRRAVVTTALLSVLAAVLPPTAYFAVSYQYLRGTLDAQAEMSARTISNLVTANPRTWHFEQLRLSELLERRPLTQDPQVRRVIDAAGNLVAEHADRLASPLLVRGRAVHDAGLAVGRIEVAQSLRPLLARAALVGGVTTILGLAVFVAFGYYPLRIAREALASRAQSERLYRSLYLSMKEGMVLFRVRRAPGGGPGELEFLEANPALEAMLGVAGAGLGAAPSARFLQSALLARLAGDGGAADGGALKFEAEAEGGLRVCSVSVFSPEPGLFAALVEDLTEVRRERQEREAMERRMQQSQKLESLGILAGGIAHDFNNLLVGMLGNLDLALVQTGPDSPAGASLQRAENAARRAADLVNQMLAYSGRGRFVVERVDLSRLVAEMGSLLSAALSKTARLRLGLAAGLRPVEGDATQLRQVVMNLLTNASDAIGERDGVIDVTTGSVEADRASLDGALFGDTLYPGEYVYLEVADTGRGMDAGTSARIFDPFFTTKGQGRGLGLAAALGIVRSHRGTLSVRSAPGAGTCIRVLFPAAEGAVPAEDAASGERPGGAVAAEPAAAAGTVLVVDDEEAVRKVARDILEAQRFAVLTACDGQEGIEALHAHRDEVAAVLLDLTMPRMGGLEASREMRRIAPGVPVILCSGYTEGEISEEAAADGFLQKPFRLQALVSTVAGAIARSRRRQVAAPPA, encoded by the coding sequence ATGATCGGCAGTGCGCAGTTCCGCAGGCGCGCGGTCGTCACGACCGCCCTGCTCTCGGTGCTGGCGGCGGTGCTGCCGCCGACGGCGTACTTCGCGGTCTCCTACCAGTACCTGCGCGGCACCCTGGACGCGCAGGCGGAGATGAGCGCGCGAACCATCTCGAACCTCGTCACGGCCAACCCGCGGACCTGGCACTTCGAGCAGCTGCGTCTCTCCGAGTTGCTCGAGCGTCGGCCGCTCACCCAGGACCCGCAGGTGCGCAGGGTCATCGACGCGGCGGGAAACCTCGTCGCCGAGCACGCCGATCGCCTCGCGTCGCCGCTGCTCGTGCGCGGCCGGGCCGTCCACGACGCGGGGCTCGCGGTCGGCCGCATCGAGGTCGCCCAGTCGTTGCGCCCGCTGCTCGCCCGCGCCGCGCTCGTGGGCGGCGTGACGACGATTCTTGGGCTCGCCGTCTTCGTTGCGTTCGGCTACTACCCGCTGCGGATCGCGCGGGAGGCGCTCGCGTCGCGCGCCCAGAGCGAGCGCCTCTACCGCTCCCTGTACCTCTCGATGAAGGAGGGCATGGTCCTCTTCAGGGTTCGCCGCGCCCCCGGCGGCGGGCCCGGGGAGCTCGAGTTCCTTGAGGCGAACCCGGCGCTGGAAGCCATGCTCGGCGTCGCCGGCGCGGGCCTCGGCGCGGCGCCGTCGGCGCGGTTCCTGCAGTCGGCGCTGCTCGCGCGCCTGGCCGGCGACGGCGGGGCGGCGGACGGCGGGGCGCTGAAGTTCGAGGCGGAGGCGGAGGGCGGCCTGCGGGTCTGCTCGGTGTCGGTGTTCTCGCCGGAACCGGGCCTCTTCGCGGCGCTGGTCGAGGACCTGACCGAAGTCCGCCGGGAGCGGCAGGAGCGCGAGGCCATGGAGCGCCGGATGCAGCAGTCCCAGAAGCTCGAGAGCCTCGGCATCCTCGCGGGCGGGATCGCCCACGACTTCAACAACCTCCTCGTCGGGATGCTGGGCAACCTCGACCTGGCGCTCGTGCAGACCGGGCCCGACTCCCCCGCGGGGGCCAGCCTGCAGCGGGCGGAGAACGCGGCGCGGCGCGCCGCGGACCTGGTAAACCAGATGCTCGCGTATTCCGGGCGCGGCCGGTTCGTCGTCGAGCGGGTGGACCTCTCCCGACTCGTCGCGGAGATGGGCTCGCTGCTCTCGGCCGCCCTCTCGAAGACGGCGCGGCTGCGCCTCGGCCTGGCCGCCGGGCTGCGGCCGGTGGAGGGCGACGCGACGCAGCTGCGCCAGGTCGTGATGAACCTGCTGACGAACGCCTCCGATGCGATCGGCGAGCGCGACGGCGTCATCGATGTCACGACCGGCAGCGTCGAGGCCGACCGGGCGTCCCTCGACGGCGCCCTCTTCGGGGACACGCTCTACCCCGGCGAGTACGTGTACCTCGAGGTGGCCGACACCGGGCGCGGCATGGACGCCGGGACGAGCGCGCGGATCTTCGACCCCTTCTTCACGACGAAAGGGCAGGGGCGGGGTCTCGGGCTGGCGGCGGCGCTGGGCATCGTCCGCAGCCACAGGGGGACGCTCTCGGTGCGCTCCGCCCCCGGGGCCGGGACGTGCATCAGGGTGCTCTTTCCCGCGGCCGAGGGGGCGGTGCCAGCCGAGGATGCGGCTTCCGGGGAGCGCCCCGGGGGCGCGGTCGCGGCGGAGCCAGCCGCCGCGGCGGGCACCGTCCTGGTCGTCGACGACGAGGAGGCGGTGCGGAAGGTCGCGCGCGACATCCTCGAGGCGCAGCGGTTCGCCGTCCTGACCGCCTGCGACGGGCAGGAGGGGATCGAGGCGTTGCACGCGCACCGCGACGAGGTCGCCGCCGTCCTGCTGGACCTGACGATGCCGCGGATGGGGGGGCTGGAGGCGAGCCGCGAGATGCGGCGCATCGCCCCGGGAGTCCCGGTGATTCTCTGCAGCGGGTACACGGAGGGGGAGATCAGCGAGGAGGCGGCCGCGGACGGCTTTCTCCAGAAGCCGTTCCGCCTGCAGGCGCTGGTGTCGACCGTGGCGGGGGCGATCGCCCGCTCCCGCCGCCGGCAGGTGGCCGCGCCGCCG